CTTTAATTTCTATGTTTACtttttgaattatatattttttgtatctcTATGCAAACTTTAGCTGAGGTTTTTCTCATTCCGGACTTATTTCCTTTGATTCATTCAATTTAAAAGCTCGCTAAATGAAAAAGTGCAAAATGAGAAAATGAGAGAGTGAAAATCAACCCTCAAATAAGATACCCTATTTAAGACAAATTGGCTAGCCCCGGGTGTCGGCTGATTATAACTGAGCCAAGCCGGGGTGTATTAACTTGGAGGGAAGGTGTTGGTATTTGACGGTGCATGTGTttgcaaaaaatgaaaattaccaagaaaatgaagagaaaatggCCGGCGGCTTAGCTCACACCCACCAAACCGGTCTCCAATTCCTCCACGCggcctcctctctctctctctctctggtctCCCACATAGTTTGAAATGACATTATTGCCACTTTCCTCTGACTAACCTGATTCTCTCTTCAAACTTGATCTTGACTTGGCCACCTCCCTGTCCCTGTAGACTCCGGCTAACTTGTTCATGaagctcctctctctctctctctctaaccctaCCACTATATATACATGGCCTAACCCAATGAAACCAATCCCCCATCAGCATTTCTTCAACCTACACAAAACCCACAATCCCAAAtctctcaactctctctctctctctctacattctTCACTACCATGCCTCGTCTGACCGCTTTGGCACTGATTTTCTTAGTGACAATGGCCTCATCTGTGTCAACTCTAGAAAGCAGAAAGCTTTTGGATGTAAAGGACAATGCCGAGAATCAAAAGAAAGTGGCTTCTCTGTTTCTAAGTGCCCTTCCGAAGGGCAAGGTGCCAGCTTCTACCCCAAGCAAGAAGGGTCACGCCGTCGTCGTCAACGAAAAGCTCATTGCCCGCCATCTTAGCGTCGTTCAAAATCGGATCCTGGCGCAGTCTGTTCCCAGCCCCGGCGTCGGTCATTGATTTGTACCAGTTATACATTCATAACTATTCGTTtcgtatattttttttcattagttttcaaatCTCTATAGATCACTACAATTTTAGAGCTTGATTAGGTATAAAATTTAAAGAGCTGAAGAGAAAATGTATAGACAGTGCAGAtgttatttatttcattttctttaaattgttgGGATTCATTTTTATAATCTCTGCATCCCTTTAAATATTATAAAGACAGTGCTTTTACAAGATCCCATTCGTAACattgttcatattttttattatacttGGGCttccctcttttctttttgtttaatatgTTGTCATCTCACCGTTGAAAAATAGTTCTGCGAATTTTCAACGGGAAAACAGATGAAGAATGGTATATAAGTAAAAGGTAAGAGAGGAACAAGGATTATTGGCTTCTTCTTGATGAGATATCAAACTCGGAACTTCGGGTGCAAAGGAGATCAAACTCATACTTTGACTTGCATTTGGTTAAATTTGGCATCTCCTATTTAAGAGCTATCCAAATTCTTGATGATTCCATAAAAGccataattcttttttttaagTGGGTGGTGGAGGTTCTAACGTCAGTCGTTTCTGTAATTCTTGTTCATTTAAGTAGCAAAAAGTGTTGAGCATAACACTTTGGTCTCTTTGCCAAAGTTCTACAAATAGATCataccaaaacaaacaaaaagttcctaaaatggaaattttttcttttattaattggGTGGGGATACATATAAGACTTTCATTGGAAgttgaattaaaataaattattatcatttagtgttggaaaaaaaatgtaaataaatagtAACAATGGTGGAGAGACAGTGTATAAAATGGTATATGCCATTTGGCTCTAAAGGTGGTGAAAGAGAAGTGACAGAAAATGCAAAAGCGCGTTTTTGGGACTTGCTTTTGAAGCAGGACCCTCACAAGCCGACTAGTTGTTGGATGCTCTTTAATAAAATGACATTTGGCATAGGGCTCCCGTATTGGTGAGATTTTTTAAGTGTGCTTGAAATATGGATTGATACATTACATATCATTATATAAATTAGGagacatttgaaaataaaactttttttcACTTATACGATAACATGTGATGTATCATTTCGTGTTCTGGACatactaaaaaatttcttccttcGCATTCACGACCAAGTAGAAATttacaaataacatttttgtcataataaaatttataatgtgCATGGTTTTATTTGGGaatttttgaagtgtttttcaaaTAAACTAAACGTGTTTTGAAACCACGTCCATAAGGAAGATATAATTTAGGTCTAAGGGTGCCACTTGCAAAGACACACATCCATTAATTGAATGAGAAATAAGTAGGAAGACTATACGATGAGTATATATTATTCTTatgggtaatgttagagagaccatgtgtttaaatcatattttgtaaattatatgacggggtaatgctagagaaattAAATACTAAACTagatttgcaaatcaaataacatatttgttggtgattgaattattacttaagtattgattaacgtgtttattttctattggtgacacatcattatATGACGTGATTTTTGTAAACTATTTTGGTGGTGCATCACATAGTTTACAGATTTAGTCTAAAAGTTATGGTTCGTTtataagtacttttaaaatgattgaaagcgcttctggtgatttttttcctttttttaattaatctttagtaaaaaaccaaatttaccatgaaaaaacatttgaagtgctCCTTGCAAGAAACACATATTTGGGGCTTCTTTCAAAAAATTTTTTTGgaactcaaaatcaatttctCCAAAAGCGCTTCAGttatttaaaagcacttttatgaTATGATCcgttgctaaaaaaaaaaaaaaaacaaacaaacaaacgatTAGTCTATATAGCATTATTCTTATCCTAATCATCAGGATTGACTATGGAGCTTGGATCAGATAAGCATGGACAATATTCATTAGAGTCTACAACTTTCTTATTTTCTCCAAGAATAtcttttaaatttcaaagtCACGGCTTGTTAAATTCAAAGATCAAGCAGGTTTCACTCATAAGTCTATTCACATCTCTTGCTTCTGGCTTTCTTGGAATGTGACCCAAAAGAAaggaattttgaaaaatcaaagtTCGAAATTTGGCAGCCCAATTTGTTGTCATGTTTATGAAAGAATAGTCACTTCTACaggaaataattttaaaaaaaaaaacaaaaaacaaaaaaaaactatctgttaatgttaaatttttgtttttggttttttgttttctttgattttttatacaagtgataatgaagaagaaaaaatcaaacctaagtTCACTTCAAGTGCATCGATAAATATTTGTTCAAAACCTatattgaaggaaaaaaaatcaaatttaaaacatcGGTGCATAATCTCAATACTCGAGTTACACAACCTCGCTCAATTTCAATTTGATTATACAACGTAAAAAATGACTAAACCAAGACTCAAGAACATCGAACCGGCTCTTGGCTGTTGTAAACCAACTCAAGGAATCCACAAAACTGCGCACTCATTCGTTAATTTAGACCTGATCATAGGACCAAAATGCCTCCACttggtttgtgatttttggcataCAGAttaattatgtttccaaatCAATAATGCACAAGTGCTGCTcaagttaaattaatataatcgaaatatataagaaaaaacaaaaaccaaagaaaagtgTGGATTTAGACCAAAATCCCATATCTGTCATACGCTGACGGCCATTGACTAAACCAGTGGCAACCTACATTGGGTAGCGCCACCTCTGGATATTTTGGTGGGTTGACTTTATAGTTTAGAGTTGTACAAGACGTGTAGTGTAAGTGAACCTAATTGAACAATGTCGCAAGGAACTTGTTGCACTTATTAAGAGCGTTTATCTATGCACCGacttttttaatgtaaaaatctTCTATTTTAATATCGCTTATATACAAAAACTTGAGCAAACATCAATTAACTTTAGCTTTAGGGATTTGTCTGAGTGGTGAGATGATTATAAAAAGTGTCAGATTCGATTCCTTCCAAGTAACTAAAAATGGCAAAAGGAATGCAATTTACTTTCTCAAAGGTATGCATCTCCGTCCAAGTTCAATGCACTCATACATGCCTATTTAGTGGCTGAGATTGAACAAGATTGAAATTGAGTACAAGTCGGTCTTGTAGAACCTATAACTGACTATTTGTTCAAAAtctaaattacaaataaaaaattatactacAAGTATGAACAAGACATATTCCTGGTACATTCAATTTGGGTTGGAGAAACCCACAAAAGTTCAAGGCCTCATTTTTCCAGGCAAAATACTGCAAACTAGTACAACTACTGAGGCAAATCATGGACTAATTAATAACAGATGCCTTGAGGAATTGGGAGCCTTGTTACTCCTATGACTTGGACCAGAAGGCAGGACAGGACGCTTAGAAAGAACATGATGAAAAACAGGCACTAGCCTCTCCTGCAAATCTAACAGCACCAGCCGAGGCACAGCTGCAGGCGTCTCCGAAGCGCCTTGGCTTTTACAATCCAGTACATTTGGTGTTGGGTAGGTTCGACTTGCAGATGCCATGGGTGCCAAAACTAAGAGAAATATTAATATACTggttaagaagaaagaaaagggttTCCGACCGACGGAGTGCATGATATAGCGTTTAGAGTTTTGGTAGTGACCTGAATAGCATGCTATATGCGGTGGCTTTTATATGCATGGAATGGGAGCAACTAAATGATATTGTACATAACGTGACTTCTTGGATAGACATTAGCATAGaatataaatgaaaattttggagaaaTAAGATAACTAATTTCGTTAACGAAGATGTTTTCTCTCCATAATGTTCATGTTCTTGTTTGTAACCCTAACTTTTAACCTTGAATTTAGCCGATATAAAAGCTCATATTTCACAATCATATGCTAGTCAATGTGCATTTCTTTCTCATTTTGTCAATGATAAGATTTCGACATCTTACTACCATCATTTTCGATTTTGAAATTCATGAAAAAGTGAATGAAATGGTTTAATTGATagattgaagaaattttttagtgttatGGGAACACGACCTGGTACATCAaaagtaataatacaattgcttagaaatttaaaaaaaaaaattcaactaatCGTATTATAACAATTGATGTATCAAGTTGTATTTCTGACATACCGAAAAATTTCTTGATAGATTGAGCCCACGTTTGTTTCGTGAAAGCAAGCTGTCACAAGATCACTTCGGAAAAAAGTTACACAGTGTGGCTATCTTCCTAATTAAGTTCCTAATCACATGCTTTTGAGTTTTAAGTACcaattcttcttttttgttgttgcaCGTTGCAACATGCATGGTAGGGacaaatattatttgatttgatttgatttgatttgtcaTTGTACTGCACTTTTGAAGATGGAAGTGCTTTTGGGATGAGTTGATGAGAGGCTTCTTCTGAAACCAATAATTTAAGGAGGTGTAATTCAACTAAGATTGCATGCATCACATACTTTTGGAGAGTAGAATGCAACCAATCGAAGCACTAGCAGCAACAACCCAACTACccacaaccacaaccacaaccatCGCTCAGATCTTATCCAGTGGACAAGCTTTAGGAGAATTTGTAATCAAAAGGGCAGTAACTGTATGAGTTTTCAAATGATAGAACTAGGAAATTTCTATCGTCATTTCCGAAATTTCGTTCAATTAAATACAAGAAAATCGCACAGAACGTCAACCGGCCTATTAGCTCAGCTGGTTAGAGCGTCGTGCTAATAACGCGAAGGTCACAGGTTCGAGACCTGTATGGGCCATTTCATTTTTGTCtcattttttactatttttcagTGAAGTTGGTCCTGTTTTTTCTCTTCACCTGGATAATTGGATTTGCCCTTCGCTTTGGACGAAGAATAAGCGAGCTAGGTTTTTAGCTTCTGTTAGGTGTTCCAAGCTTTTGTGGTTGCACTTTTCAGGCTATCGTCGATTGGTTTCAGCGATATTTCTCCGGCATGGAGAGCAAAGTCGAATCTGATATCTTTCATTTGGGATTTTGACAAGTCGGGTTCTTTTCTCGGTTTCCCCTTTCTTCTCTGCATCAATGCTGAGTTCCAATGATTTCAGTTGTGTTAGTTTCTGAATACTCATGCCATTTGTTTCACAGGCAAAAACGAACAATAAGAGTTTTGTTCTATCCTTATATTTGATTAGAAGAGCGTCTAAGATGTTCACACACGTGTTTGTTACACTGATACAAAACAAACTGAATAACCTCCAGTGTCTTAAAACACTCGTACACTCAAGCTTCTTAACTTTAACCAGCATGGGGACATAAGGTTCTAACACCCTCGAACGCAATGCTTCGGCTTACCAAATACAAGGGTTGCGGGAGTCGGATCCTCCATCCAGGGTTTATCAACGACCTTCAAGTTAGACGTTGGTCGATCCCTCCTCgtaaagtaaaagaaaaaaggagaaaacatTCAGAGACTTGAACTTCCATGCATGTTGATTCACTCTTTCCTGAGACCGCCAAACTGGATTTTTATTCCTTGTCATATAGCTAATAGGCACAAAGTGAGCTCGTCAAAATGGACCGGAAAAAACTCACATAACCTGGCCAGCCATGATAGGAAGCAGATGAGGAACTCAGCATTACAATGGAAGAGGGTATCCGCGGAGATACGTGGAATCCACACCAGACTCCCGCTCCAACGCCACCCTCCCAGTCCGTGCAACCTTCAAGGAGGGGAAGAAAGAAATGTTAAGATATGAGGACCAAGCTCATGTGAAAACCTGAAAATTTATATGCTAATTAACTGATCAGTACAAGACCAACAAAAGAATGAGAAGACGAACCTCACAAATCCCATAGGGCTCTAGTAACTTCTGCAGTGCAACCATTTTATTCAAATCACCAGTAAGCTGAAAACAATCAAGAGTAAATTTTATTAGTAAGACTAGCAATAACAGCATTggtaaaattaaatacaaaaattacGGCGAAATTGATCCTGTTCGAAGGTAGAACTTCTCAACAGATTCCGTTACACTAATTCATAATAACAATAATCACAATATGCAGATAGTATCATAGTAATGCAGAACAAGGCTTCAACCTCAAGGGTAACTGTGTGATCAGATACATCAACAGCTTTAGCACGGAAAATGCTGGCAATATCAAGAACATCCCTTCTAGCAGTAGCGTTCACAGCAATCTTTATCAACATCAACTCTCGCTCAGCAAATGGTAAGTGAGTAATATCCCGAACCTGGAGAAACAACCAGCGTTATCATCCATGAAGGCACGAACAAATCTTATTTTGACAATAGCCTTGGAAAAACTTCATCATCTCAAGATTAAAACTCATTATCTCATCAATGTTGAATTGGGTAAGCATCAAATTATCAAGGCTGCCTATTATCAATGACTGAGATAACTGAGGAGCATATTTTGGTTCATCTAAATATGGAGagggaaaaacaaaggaaaaatagATCTTGGGCCGTAGACTCGTAGTACTACTTCAGTCATCAAATTATCAAGGCTGCCTATTATCAATGACTGAGATAACTGAGGAGCATATTTTGGTTCATCTAAATATGGAGagggaaaaacaaaggaaaaatagATCCTGGGCCGTAGACTCGTAGTACTACTTCAGTCATCAACCCCAACCTTCCACATCAATCAGACTGCTACCAAAACAATGGCATTTAACTTGCAAAAGGTGATTAGAATTGAACATGCAGAGTTTCAAATGTGTAAGAGCTTTGTCAATAGATTATATAATTTGTATGATTGAATATTGTAACTCCATAACTAcgaacaaaatttgaaaatcttcCAAATAGCCAAAATCTAAcaattttcagttttctttAATAGATTACACAATCATCACCCAAAATGAATATTCTAAATTCTCAAAAGAAACTTGTGAACATGTAAGTTCAGCAACCCTCACCTCATGAAGATCTATTAACTTGTGAAGTTGCTGAACCAACTTGGAAATTGAATCCTCTGTACCGGGAACAACTGTTGTAATGCGAGAAAGGCCCTCCTTTTCTGCGGGCCCCACAGCTAGGCTCTAAGAGTATGAAATGAAATCCAATAATCACATAAGCAAAGGCCCAAGAATACCAAATATAAATAGTGAGCGCAGATCAGAACCAACAAACCTGAATGTTATAACCTCTTCGAGATATGACTCCTGTAACTATGTTTAGAACCCCAGGAGAGTCATTCACAATCATAGACAAAGTGTGGGATCGAACCCCACTTGACTGCTTATAATGAATGCACAGGTTAGGTTTCAATTTGTAGACTAAAGCAAACATGAATTAAGTATCTAGAGCCTACTTCCTAAGCAGATACATCGACTTTTTCCACCTTGTGTGTCTCATACAAGGCAATATTTGGACTTAAAGTCACGTGATTTGAATATTGTAAAGAAACTTACATCTTCATCATAGAGAACACCCCAATGAGCATCAAGAACTTTATTCGAACGGAAATCATCATAGGGCTCCACAGGATAAACATCTCCCTGCAATAATGAAATGAGGTTCAATTATGTTCAATCCAAAATGGCCAAGGCAAGAGTAAAAGTTGTGCACCTACATGTTATCGTTGTAAATTATAACAGTTAATGGAGGACAACATACTTTGTTGTGCAGCATATAAATAACTAAACATTATCTGGAATGTATTGTGAACGGGGCACCCAATATATGATAGGAGAACCTCTTTCAGCCTTACTAAAAATGATTTCATATATATCAGAATTAAATACTATGCCTGCAGAGATATTAACCGTCCATATGAAATCAGCTCGATAGAAAAAGAACAACATATATACCCTTGAGGCGGTACCAGCATCACTATTGAGTGTACCATTTGCTTTCACTGCAATGTCATCATCAGACGTGGACTTTTCAAGATCTGGATAAGAAGCTGCAGAAAATCTCCAGAAAGGAG
This genomic stretch from Pyrus communis chromosome 2, drPyrComm1.1, whole genome shotgun sequence harbors:
- the LOC137726074 gene encoding acetolactate synthase small subunit 2, chloroplastic-like, which codes for MAAAVSSPCSPSLVAQKPSFRVDFRHGFSTSFDLGLQRPLKWKSCGLKKLIVSASTGNAVSVSDSVPSLTSSKVKRHTISVFVGDESGIINRIAGVFARRGYNIESLAVGLNKDKALFTIVVSGTEKVLRQVVEQLNKLVNVIKVEDISREPQVERELMLIKLNADPSTRAEIMWLVDIFRAKIVDISEQSLTVEVTGDPGKVVAVQRNLSKFGIKELARTGKIALRREKMGATAPFWRFSAASYPDLEKSTSDDDIAVKANGTLNSDAGTASRGDVYPVEPYDDFRSNKVLDAHWGVLYDEDSSGVRSHTLSMIVNDSPGVLNIVTGVISRRGYNIQSLAVGPAEKEGLSRITTVVPGTEDSISKLVQQLHKLIDLHEVRDITHLPFAERELMLIKIAVNATARRDVLDIASIFRAKAVDVSDHTVTLELTGDLNKMVALQKLLEPYGICEVARTGRVALERESGVDSTYLRGYPLPL